The Alphaproteobacteria bacterium DNA segment GGAAATGTCCAACCTTCTCAGCCTGATCCGTGAGATTCAGCCCGACGAGATTTTTAACCTGGCAGCCCAAAGCTTTGTAGCCACTTCATTCAAGCAACCTCTGTTTACCGCTGATTCCGATGCCATGGGGGTCTTGCGCCTGTTAGAGGCCGTGCGTATGGCCAAACCGGACGCTCGCGTTTATCAGGCTTCGACATCGGAGATGTTCGGCAAGGTTCAAGCCATGCCGCAATGTGAGACCACGCCTTTCTACCCGCGCAGCCCCTATGGCGTGGCCAAGCTGTTCGGGCATTGGATGGTTGTGAATTACCGCGAGTCCTATGACATGCATGCCAGCTCGGGCATCTTGTTCAATCATGAATCGCCTTTGCGCGGCGAGGAATTCGTGACGCGCAAGATCACCGTGATCTTAGCTCAACTGGCCCATGGCCTGCGTCAGGATCCGTTGGAGCTGGGCAATCTGGCCGCCAAGCGCGACTGGGGCCATGCCCGCGATTATGTGCAAGGAATGTGGCTGATGCTGCAACAGGACAAGGCCGATGATTATGTCTTGGCCACAGGCCAAATGCACAGCGTGGAAGAATTCGTCAACGCCGCCGCCCCGGTAGCCGGGTTTGATCTGGTCTGGGAAGGCGAAGGCGTGAACCGTTTGGCACGCGACCGCAGCAACGGCAAGGTGATCGTGCGTGTGAACCCCGAATTCTTCCGCCCGGCCGAGGTGGACGTTTTGTGCGGCGATCCCAGCAAGGCACAAAAGGCATTGGGCTGGAAGCCTGCCACCAGTTTTGAGAAACTGGTGCAAGACATGGCCATGCGCGATATGGAGCGCGCCGAGTGCCGCAAAACGGAATCCGCCAAACTGTCTGCGCGCGTCGCCGCTTGATCGTTTCTTGGTAAATATGGCTGCCCATATTCCACGCGGACGCGATCCTAGCGTTTGCGTGGATATGGCTTTCGTTTTGATCTTGGCACCCATCCTGATAGAGCGTTAATGTCTCACTGAGATCGACCCGCCTGGGAGTCCCGTTATGACCTACGATTCCAGCAATGTGTTTGCCCGCATCCTCAAGGGCGAGATTCCTTGCAAAAAGCTGCATGAGGATGCCCATAGCCTGGCCTTTCCTGATATTTCGC contains these protein-coding regions:
- the gmd gene encoding GDP-mannose 4,6-dehydratase; translated protein: MPKALVTGIGGQDGAYLAKLLLDKGYTVYGGLRRSSQGDPWRLQELGIEQKVKLVPFELLEMSNLLSLIREIQPDEIFNLAAQSFVATSFKQPLFTADSDAMGVLRLLEAVRMAKPDARVYQASTSEMFGKVQAMPQCETTPFYPRSPYGVAKLFGHWMVVNYRESYDMHASSGILFNHESPLRGEEFVTRKITVILAQLAHGLRQDPLELGNLAAKRDWGHARDYVQGMWLMLQQDKADDYVLATGQMHSVEEFVNAAAPVAGFDLVWEGEGVNRLARDRSNGKVIVRVNPEFFRPAEVDVLCGDPSKAQKALGWKPATSFEKLVQDMAMRDMERAECRKTESAKLSARVAA